The following coding sequences lie in one Kryptolebias marmoratus isolate JLee-2015 linkage group LG5, ASM164957v2, whole genome shotgun sequence genomic window:
- the LOC108242656 gene encoding uncharacterized protein LOC108242656: MKVAAVFSVVFCSVVSASLKVKPERRTAFFGEDVHIDIVSWNQSEVVFRPRTNRSYEAPLLLAGRLMNPAKAELNLLGDLVLKDVQEEDEGLYIIRDSKSSSRQLFLSVRDCALEQVVKYGETYTIHLKRVESPFTLEFRSSLVKVNQTDAHHSSEAPPVVLFNGSRVLGEDYAGRLSVSERQISLHSVRMTDEGSFTVLDREGHAKMRNCLNVRDHQEFLQLSYGENLRMKLFLDHSNLNIVYRSKLDNQDRVIVEQGVLATPLDYQLEGRLTVEGSELTMKKVQTADTGVFKMTDLAGFPVAHVYITVQPYQLPSLAVAILSLLSLIAFMLLVCLLSCLYKIHKRNEKNKKLMLIAQQAGKGDGEAFRQVVHEAYSRFTEESLMQSLSEKPCECTEVTIKGLEVSKPGCYQTLPSENILEMSDSGVEFSHSGFPQDSDTEAVMTYASNKPLLNAASPPAVTEGAHSDSLEATAVPDGDLSAVRTPDSVMSASPASHPRSAASATPDGSLHGAASPATGSRGTAESDSAKADGGSEGGEGGQKD; encoded by the exons ATGAAAGTAGCTGCAGTTTTTAGCGTCGTGTTCTGCTCCG TTGTGTCAGCATCTTTGAAAG TCAAACCGGAGAGAAGGACGGCCTTCTTCGGCGAAGACGTTCACATCGACATCGTGTCCTGGAACCAGTCTGAGGTGGTGTTCAGACCCAGGACCAACCGGTCCTACGAGGCGCCCCTGCTTCTGGCCGGACGCCTGATGAACCCGGCCAAGGCTGAGCTCAACCTTCTGGGCGACCTGGTGCTGAAGGACGTtcaggaggaagacgagggtTTGTACATCATCAGAGACAGCAAGAGCTCCAGCAGACAGCTCTTCCTCTCCGTCAGGG ACTGCGCTCTGGAGCAGGTGGTGAAATACGGAGAAACCTACACCATCCACCTGAAGCGTGTCGAGAGTCCCTTCACCCTGGAGTTCAG GTCCAGTTTGGTTAAAGTCAACCAGACGGACGCTCATCACTCCTCCGAGGCTCCTCCGGTGGTTCTGTTCAACGGCTCCAGGGTGCTGGGGGAGGACTACGCGGGGCGCCTCAGCGTGTCGGAGAGGCAGATTTCTCTGCACTCGGTCAGGATGACGGATGAAGGAAGCTTCACCGTGTTGGACCGAGAGGGACACGCCAAGATGAGGAACTGTCTGAACGTCCGAG ATCACCAGGAGTTCCTGCAGCTTTCCTACGGAGAAAACCTGAGGATGAAACTCTTCCTGGACCACTCCAACCTGAACATCGTGTACAGGTCCAAACTGGACAACCAGGACCGGGTCATCGTGGAGCAGGGGGTTCTGGCGACACCTCTGGACTATCAGCTGGAGGGCAGGCTGACCGTGGAGGGATCAGAGCTCACCATGAAGAAGGTCCAAACAGCCGACACGGGCGTCTTCAAAATGACCGACCTGGCTGGGTTTCCTGTGGCTCATGTCTACATAACCGTACAAC cGTACCAGCTGCCCAGCCTGGCCGTTGCCATCCTGTCCCTGCTGAGCCTGATCGCCTTCATGCTGCTGGTCTGCCTGCTGTCCTGCCTCTATAAGATACATAAAAGGAACGAGAAGAACAAGAAGCTGATGCTCATCGCTCAGCAGGCCGGCAAGGGAGACGGAGAGGCTTTCAGACAG gTGGTCCACGAGGCTTACAGCAGGTTCACTGAGGAGTCTCTGATGCAGTCACTGAGCGAAAAACCCTGCGAGTGCACCGAGGTCACCATCAAG GGTCTTGAGGTGTCCAAACCAGGCTGCTACCAGACTCTCCCCTCTGAAAACATCCTGGAAATGAGCGACTCCGGAGTCGAGTTCAGCCACTCTGGTTTCCCACAGGACAGCGACACTGAGGCTGTGATGACCTACGCCTCCAACAAGCCCCTCCTGAACGCCGCCTCCCCACCAGCCGTGACAGAAGGAGCACACTCCGACAGCCTGGAAGCCACTGCGGTCCCCGATGGCGACCTCAGCGCCGTCCGGACCCCTGACTCTGTCATGAGTGCCAGCCCTGCCTCCCATCCCCGCTCGGCTGCATCTGCCACTCCTGATGGCAGCCTGCACGGTGCTGCATCGCCGGCGACCGGCTCCAGGGGCACCGCAGAGTCCGATTCAGCCAAGGCAGATGGTGGGTCGGAGGGTGGAGAAGGTGGTCAGAAAGATTAA
- the LOC108242657 gene encoding tubulin beta chain, translated as MREIVHIQAGQCGNQIGAKFWEVISDEHGIDPTGTYHGDSDLQLDRISVYYNEATGGKYVPRAILVDLEPGTMDSVRSGPFGQIFRPDNFVFGQSGAGNNWAKGHYTEGAELVDSVLDVVRKEAESCECLQGFQLTHSLGGGTGSGMGTLLISKIREEYPDRIMNTFSVVPSPKVSDTVVEPYNATLSVHQLVENTDETYCIDNEALYDICFRTLKLTTPTYGDLNHLVSATMSGVTTCLRFPGQLNADLRKLAVNMVPFPRLHFFMPGFAPLTSRGSQQYRALTVPELTQQVFDAKNMMAACDPRHGRYLTVAAVFRGRMSMKEVDEQMLNVQNKNSSYFVEWIPNNVKTAVCDIPPRGLKMAVTFIGNSTAIQELFKRISEQFTAMFRRKAFLHWYTGEGMDEMEFTEAESNMNDLVSEYQQYQDATAEEEGEFEEEVEEDA; from the exons ATGAGGGAAATCGTGCACATCCAGGCTGGCCAGTGCGGGAACCAGATTGGTGCAAAG TTCTGGGAGGTGATCAGTGATGAGCACGGCATCGACCCAACAGGAACCTACCATGGAGACAGCGACCTGCAGCTGGACCGGATCAGCGTGTACTACAACGAAGCCACAG gtggGAAGTATGTTCCACGAGCCATCCTTGTTGATCTGGAACCCGGCACCATGGACTCAGTCCGCTCTGGACCCTTTGGACAGATCTTCAGACCGGACAACTTTGTGTTTG GTCAGAGTGGAGCTGGAAACAACTGGGCCAAAGGTCACTACAcggagggggcggagcttgtTGATTCTGTCCTGGACGTGGTGAGGAAGGAGGCCGAGAGCTGCGAGTGTCTGCAGGGTTTCCAGCTCACGCACTCCCTGGGGGGCGGCACCGGCTCGGGGATGGGGACTCTGCTCATCAGTAAGATCCGAGAGGAATACCCCGACCGCATCATGAACACCTTCAGTGTGGTCCCCTCCCCAAAG gtgtCGGATACCGTCGTTGAGCCGTACAACGCCACCCTCTCCGTCCACCAGCTGGTAGAAAACACCGATGAGACGTACTGCATCGATAACGAAGCTCTGTACGACATCTGCTTCCGCACGCTGAAACTGACCACGCCCACCTACGGAGACCTGAACCACCTGGTGTCGGCCACCATGAGCGGCGTCACCACCTGCCTGCGTTTCCCCGGCCAGCTGAACGCCGATCTGAGGAAGCTGGCCGTCAACATGGTGCCCTTCCCCCGCCTCCACTTCTTCATGCCGGGCTTCGCCCCCCTGACGAGCCGGGGCAGCCAGCAGTACCGCGCCCTGACCGTGCCCGAGCTCACCCAGCAGGTGTTCGACGCCAAAAACATGATGGCGGCGTGCGATCCCCGCCACGGGCGCTACCTGACGGTGGCCGCCGTGTTCCGAGGCCGCATGTCCATGAAGGAGGTGGACGAGCAGATGCTGAACGTGCAGAACAAGAACAGCAGCTACTTCGTGGAGTGGATCCCCAACAACGTGAAGACGGCCGTCTGCGACATCCCGCCGCGCGGcctcaagatggccgtcacctTCATCGGAAACAGCACGGCCATTCAGGAGCTGTTCAAACGCATCTCTGAGCAGTTCACCGCCATGTTCCGCCGCAAGGCCTTCCTGCACTGGTACACGGGCGAGGGCATGGACGAGATGGAGTTCACGGAGGCGGAGAGCAACATGAACGACCTGGTGTCGGAGTACCAGCAGTACCAGGACGCCACGGCCGAGGAGGAGGGCGAGTtcgaggaggaggtggaggaggacgcCTAG
- the flot1a gene encoding flotillin-1a codes for MFYTCGPNEAMVVSGFCRSPPLMIAGGRVFVVPCVQQIQRISLNTLTLNVKSDKVYTRHGVPISVTGIAQMKIQGQNKQMLAAACQMFMGKSEAEIAQIALETLEGHQRAIIAHLTVEEIYKDRKKFSEQVFKVASSDLVNMGISVVSYTLKDVHDDQDYLHSLGKGRTAQVQKDARIGEAQNKRDAVIREAHAMQVKISAQYRNEIDMAKAQRDYELKKAAYDIEVNTKKAESEMAYQLQVAKTKQCIEEEKMQIQVVERTQQILLQEQEISRREKELEAKVKKPAEAERYRLEKLAEAQRLKMIMEAEAEAESIRVKGEAEAFAVEAKGRAEAEQMGKKAEAFQEYKDGAMVDMLLEKLPLMAEEISRPLCGANKVTMVSSGGGEVGAAKLSGEVLNIMTRLPDALEKLTGVNISQVSSQSG; via the exons aTGTTCTACACCTGTGGTCCTAACGAGGCTATGGTGGTGTCAG GTTTCTGTCGTTCTCCTCCTCTGATGATTGCTGGAGGCCGAGTGTTCGTCGTCCCCTGTGTTCAGCAGATACAGAG GATCTCTCTGAACACTCTGACTCTGAATGTGAAGAGCGATAAGGTCTACACCCGTCATGGAGTTCCCATCTCTGTTACTGGGATCGCTCAG ATGAAGATCCAGGGTCAGAACAAACAGATGCTGGCCGCAGCCTGCCAGATGTTTATGGGAAAGTCGGAGGCTGAAATCGCTCAGATCGCTTTGGAGACTCTGGAGGGACACCAGCGCGCCATCATTGCCCACCTGACTGTCGAG GAAATCTACAAAGACAGGAAGAAGTTCTCAGAGCAGGTTTTCAAGGTGGCGTCCTCTGACCTGGTCAACATGGGCATCAGCGTGGTCAGCTACACTCTCAAAGATGTTCATGATGACCAG GATTATCTGCACTCTCTGGGAAAAGGCCGAACAGCTCAGGTCCAGAAGGACGCCCGGATTGGAGAGGCCCAGAACAAGAGGGACGCTGTGATCAGG GAAGCTCATGCaatgcaggtgaaaatctcGGCTCAGTACCGGAATGAGATCGACATGGCGAAGGCCCAAAGAGACTATGAGCTGAAGAAGGCAGCGTATGATATCGAAGTGAACACCAAGAAGGCTGAGTCTGAGATGGCCTACCAGCTGCAG GTAGCGAAGACCAAGCAGTGTATTGAAGAGGAGAAGATGCAGATCCAGGTGGTCGAGCGGACGCAGCAGATCTTGCTGCAGGAGCAGGAGATCAGTCGCAgggagaaggagctggaggccaAAGTGAAGAAACCTGCGGAGGCTGAGCGGTACCGCCTGGAGAAACTGGCTGAGGCTCAGCG cCTGAAGATGATCATGGAGGCTGAAGCTGAAGCCGAGTCTATCAGG GTTAAAGGTGAAGCTGAGGCGTTTGCTGTCGAGGCCAAAGGTCGCGCTGAGGCTGAGCAGATGGGGAAGAAGGCGGAGGCCTTCCAGGAGTACAAGGATGGAGCCATGGTGGACATGCTGCTGGAGAAGCTGCCTCTG ATGGCAGAGGAGATCAGCAGGCCTCTGTGTGGAGCCAACAAAGTCACCATGGTGTCGAGCGGAGGAGGAGAGGTGGGAGCAGCCAAACTGTCAGGAGAGGTGCTGAACATCATGACCCGCCTCCCCGACGCGCTGGAGAAGCTGACCGGAGTCAACATCTCTCAG GTGTCTTCTCAATCAGGCTGA